A genomic window from Salvia miltiorrhiza cultivar Shanhuang (shh) chromosome 5, IMPLAD_Smil_shh, whole genome shotgun sequence includes:
- the LOC131025866 gene encoding uncharacterized protein LOC131025866, which yields MPFFKILRKGTKFLWTAECRAEFEDLKVYLAKLPTLTKPVPGETLYLYIAKGSHQKPIYFVSRIIQGPELNYTEIEKAALAVMVTARKLRPYFLSHRVVVRTALPFRQVLGRPDLSGRMVKWAVELGEYDVEYEPRTTIKAQALADFIQETTRRPAPEFWVAFVDGSVTKEGCGIGVYITSPGYGTYQFAIKFTCRLSNNEAEYEAVVRGAHILSELKAECVIIKTDSQLVAQQLSGAYNVKDQRMKAYHCKISEMKERFMEFKIEQISRDENTKADLLTRMASAVEQTWNDEIILLCDTREMGTSQVFSVEVRDDWRAPIIHFLKTGERLNRESNQRARYENYCLLNDQLYKRSFTQPLLKCLSPEEANFALNEVHAGFYWPNINKDAREFIRKCEAYQRHAGRINIPGEPMGVMYAACPFDKWGIDIVGKLPTAPGGKCFLLVAVDYFSKWVEAEAVGKIDEVTVERFIWRNICCRFGVPRIIVSNNGTQFTGQRIADFCDRMDITQRFVSVAHPQANGQVEFANRTICEGIKKRLNQSRGKWVEELDTVLWAYRTSPKTATGEAPFTLVYGSNAVIPAEARLESYRITTYNTEHNAELRRAELDLVEAQRDEARVRAAKYKSIIKVGYDKRVRARKLSKGDLVLK from the exons atgccgtttttcaaaatcCTAAGGAAGGGAACTAAATTCTTGTGGACAGCAGAATGCCGAGCGGAATTTGAGGATCTCAAAGTGTATCTAGCGAAgctcccgactctgaccaagccggtcccgggagaaacaTTGTATCTGTACATAGCAAAGGGAAGTCACCAGAAACCCATCTACTTCGTCAGTCGAATCATCCAGGGTCCTGAATTGAATTACACAGAAATAGAGAAGGCTGCTTTggcagtcatggtcacggcAAGAAAGTTGAGGCCTTATTTTTTGtcacatcgggtagtggtgcgcACTGCTCTGCCTTTTAGACAAGTGTTGGGGCggccggatttgtcgggaagaatggtcaaatgggctgtggaattGGGGGAATATGATGTGGAATACGAGCCGAGAACGACGATTAAAGCACAAGCGCTGGCAGATTTCATCCAAGAAACAACTCGCCGTCCCGCGCCAGAGTTTTGGGTTGCCTTTGTGGATGggtcagtgacaaaagagggaTGTGGAATTGGGGTGTACATCACTTCACCAGGTTACGGTACGTATCAATTTGCTATCAAATTCACCTGCCGGCTGTCCAACAATGAGGCTGAATATGAGGCTGTGGTCAGAGGGGCGCATATTCTGTCGGAACTCAAGGCCGAATGTGTCATCATcaagacagactcccagttaGTAGCTCAACAATTGTCAGGGGCCTATAATGTCAAAGATCAGCGGATGAAGGCGTATCATTGCAAGATCAGTGAAATGAAAGAAAGGTTCATGGAATTTAAAATTGAACAGATTTCTCGGGACGAGAACACTAAAGCGGACTTATTGACACGCATGGCCAGTGCAGTAGAGCAAACGTGGAATGACGAGATTATTCTACtttgtgataccagagagatggggaCTTCACAGGTCTTCTCCGTGGAAGTCAGAGACGACTGGCGGGCTCCAATTATACACTTCCTTaagacaggggagcggttgAACAGAGAATCTAATCAGAGGGCCCGATACGAAAATTATTGCTTGCTTAATGACCAACTCTACAAACGATCCTTTACTCAGCCTTTActaaaatgcttatctccagaggaagctaactttgctttaAACGAagttcatgcag ggttctactGGCCTAACATCAACAAAGACGCCAGAGAGTTCATCCGCAAGTGTGAGGCTTACCAGAGACACGCCGGGAGAATCAACATTCCAGGGGAACCTATGGGCGTTATGTACGCTGCATGTCCATTCGACAAGTGGGGTATCGACATAGTCGGGAAGCTGCCCACGGCACCAGGGGGCAAATGCTTTCTGCTTGTAGCGGTGGACTACTTCTCTAAGTGGGTCGAGGCTGAAGCCGTGGGGAAAATCGATGAGGTGACTGTGGAGCGCTTCATTTGGCGGAATATATGTTGCAGATTTGGCGTGCCCAGGATCATCGTGTCGAACAATGGAACCCAATTTACTGGGCAGCGGATTGCGGATTTCTGTGACCGGATGGACATCACCCAACGATTCGTctcggtggctcatccacaagcGAACGGACAAGTGGAGTTTGCCAACAGGACAATATGCGAAGGGATTAAAAAGAGGCTGAATCAAAGTAGAGGCAAGTGGGTCGAGGAGTTGGACACTGTACTTTGGGCTTACCgcactagcccaaagacagccACTGGCGAAGCACCATTCACTCTGGTGTATGGATCtaatgcggtgataccagcgGAGGCAAGGTTGGAGTCGTATCGGATTACAACCTACAACACTGAGCACAATGCCGAACTCCGCCGAGCAGAGTTGGAtttggtggaagcacagagggatgaAGCCCGAGTCAGAGCGGCAAAGTACAAGAGTATTATCAAGGTAGGGTATGACAAGAGGGTCAGAGCGAGGAAATTATCCAAGGGCGACCTAGTCCTTAAGTGA